AAAGATCCTACCATTATGGTATATGGGGGAGAGCTGGCTGATGCGCCGGTAACGCTGCAAGAGAAAGAAGCGAAGGTACTGGCGATTCCGAGGAATACACCCGAAGGCCAGATACGCTTGAAATCCCATCACTTTCTAAACAATCTCCTTGCTAAACAAGAATTGCAAGACCCGGCAATCGAAGGGATTTTCCTTACGGATGAAGGGTTTGTTGCGGAGGGGATCACCTCGAATATATTCTGGAGGAAAGAAGATACCCTCTACACCCCTACTATTGATACTGGGATTTTGAACGGCATTACGCGGCAATATGTTCTGTCTCTTTGTGAAAAGCTGGGTATCACTGTTCAAGTAGGCAGGTTTAAGAAAGAAGAATTGCTTCAAGCAGAAGAATGCTTCATAACAAATTCGATTAAAGAAATCATAGCGATCAACAGAATAGACGACACAACGTTTCAAGGGCAGATCGGAAACGTTACGAATGAATTGTTCAGTTGTTACAAAAAAGACCGTAACAAGCTTTGAACAACAAGAAAGGATTTTAACAATGAAGTACAACCCGATTTTCATATATCCGAAAAATGAAACAGATGCCATGAACGAACTGATGTCTGTGGG
This genomic window from Alkalihalobacillus sp. TS-13 contains:
- the pabC gene encoding aminodeoxychorismate lyase, coding for MYIYLKGEFVKDTEASISPFDYGYLYGIGVFETFRIYEGHPFLLNEHLERMNNALHDLNIRKVIGKVEVESIIEQLLQLNGWTNASIRLNISAGNGAPALKTLEFKDPTIMVYGGELADAPVTLQEKEAKVLAIPRNTPEGQIRLKSHHFLNNLLAKQELQDPAIEGIFLTDEGFVAEGITSNIFWRKEDTLYTPTIDTGILNGITRQYVLSLCEKLGITVQVGRFKKEELLQAEECFITNSIKEIIAINRIDDTTFQGQIGNVTNELFSCYKKDRNKL